One genomic window of Camelina sativa cultivar DH55 chromosome 5, Cs, whole genome shotgun sequence includes the following:
- the LOC109132809 gene encoding UPF0725 protein EMB2204-like, translating into MNALSSYYITLVASDPASGSVLTFQVKVDENWLHRLNLTVSVARPKGTMEPLPLQDDLRADRVLHDLHDDDGLSAWPSEDAFNDTNRFHIMEESELLDTDWIRLYVELLLCSKDRLLRDSDLSKLKIVKVAVEASNEDVEPQSERLNAAKSATFYITFRLGIWGIREHVERRAIVRRLIR; encoded by the exons ATGAACGCCTTGTCCTCTTACTACATTACTTTGGTGGCTTCTGATCCAGCTAGCGGCTCCGTACTAACCTTCCAAGTTAAAGTTGACGAAAATTGGCTTCACCGTTTAAATTTGACTGTCTCTGTTGCTAGACCTAAAG ggaCCATGGAGCCGCTCCCGCTTCAAGATGACCTGAGAGCCGACAGAGTGCTTCATGATTTACACGATGACGATGGATTGTCTGCGTGGCCTTCAGAGGATGCTTTCAATGATACAAACCGATTTCACATA ATGGAGGAATCAGAGTTGCTAGACACTGACTGGATTCGCCTATATGTGGAACTTTTACTTTGTTCAAAGGATAGGTTGCTCAGAGACAGCGACTTGTCCAAGTTGAAGATTGTGAAAGTGGCGGTAGAAGCTAGTAATGAAGACGTGGAGCCGCAGAGTGAGAGACTCAACGCCGCCAAAAGCGCAACTTTCTACATAACTTTTCGCTTGGGCATTTGGGGGATTAGAGAGCATGTTGAACGAAGAGCTATAGTTAGAAGACTCATCAGGTGA